Genomic segment of Penaeus monodon isolate SGIC_2016 chromosome 32, NSTDA_Pmon_1, whole genome shotgun sequence:
NNNNNNNNNNNNNNNNNNNNNNNNNNNNNNNNNNNNNNNNNNNNNNNNNNNNNNNNNNNNNNNNNNNNNNNNNNNNNNNNNNNNNNNNNNNNNNNNNNNNNNNNNNNNNNNNNNNNNNNNNNNNNNNNNNNNNNNNNNNNNNNNNNNNNNNNNNNNNNNNNNNNNNNNNNNNNNNNNNNNNNNNNNNNNNNNNNNNNNNNNNNNNNNNNNNNNNNNNNNNNNNNNNNNNNNNNNNNNNNNNNNNNNNNNNNNNNNNNNNNNNNNNNNNNNNNNNNNNNNNNNNNNNNNNNNNNNNNNNNNNNNNNNNNNNNNNNNNNNNNNNNNNNNNNNNNNNNNNNNNNNNNNNNNNNNNNNNNNNNNNNNNNNNNNNNNNNNNNNNNNNNNNNNNNNNNNNNNNNNNNNNNNNNNNNNNNNNNNNNNNNNNNNNNNNNNNNNNNNNNNNNNNNNNNNNNNNNNNNNNNNNNNNNNNNNNNNNNNNNNNNNNNNNNNNNNNNNNNNNNNNNNNNNNNNNNNNNNNNNNNNNNNNNNNNNNNNNNNNNNNNNNNNNNNNNNNNNNNNNNNNNNNNNNNNNNNNNNNNNNNNNNNNNNNNNNNNNNNNNNNNNNNNNNNNNNNNNNNNNNNNNNNNNNNNNNNNNNNNNNNNNNNNNNNNNNNNNNNNNNNNNNNNNNNNNNNNNNNNNNNNNNNNNNNNNNNNNNNNNNNNNNNNNNNNNNNNNNNNNNNNNNNNNNNNNNNNNNNNNNNNNNNNNNNNNNNNNNNNNNNNNNNNNNNNNNNNNNNNNNNNNNNNNNNNNNNNNNNNNNNNNNNNNNNNNNNNNNNNNNNNNNNCACTGCCCAATTTACTGATCATAGAAAAAAGAATTAAGGTGCATTAATAATCACGAGaacatgaaaattattttagaattaaCAAAATCTCGTTTCGCTTCGTTAGTTTCCTTTTAATTAACGTGGCAGTGATTTTCCTTTACGTAGTAGGCCCTtcggaataaggggggggggggggcgtcagatGTGCCTATGTTGGAGgatatgaggagggggggggtgcctaCATGGGGATCCGAAGGGGGGCGGGTGCCTACATGGGTGGGTTCTAAGGGGGGGTACctacgtggggggggggaaaagggcgtgCCTACATGGGGATTCTAAGGGGGTGCCTATGTGGGGGTTCTAGGGGGTGCCTACGTGGGGGTTCTAAGGGGGTGCCTACGTGGGAGTTCTAAGGGGGGATGCCCACATGGGGGTTCTAAGGGGGTGCCTACGTGGGAGGTTCTAAGGGGGTGCCTACATGGGGGTTCTAAGGGGTTGCCTACATGGGAGGTTCTAAGGGGGGTGCCTATGTGGGAGGTTCTAAGGGggtgccacggggggggggggttctaaggGGGTGCCTACGTGGGGGTTCTAAGGGGTGCCTACGTGGGGGTTCTAAGGGGGTGCCTACGTGGGGGTTCTAAGGGGGGTGACAACGTAGGGGGTTCTAAGGGGGGTGACAACGTAGGGGGTTCTAAGGGGATGCCTATGTGGGGGGTTCTAAGGGGGGTGCTTACATGGGGGTTCTAAGAGGGTGCCTACGTGGGGGGGTTCTAAGGGGGGTGACAACGTAGGGGGTTCTAATGGGGGGTGCCTATGTGGGGGTTCTAAGGGGGTGCCTATGTGGGGTGTTCTAAGGGGTGCCTACGTGGGGGTCTAAGGGGGGTGCTTACATGGGGGTTCTAATGCGGGTGCCTACATGGGGGTTCTAAGGGGGCTGACTACATGGAGGGTTCTAAAGGGGGTGACTACATGGGGGGTTCTAAGGGGGGTGCCTACGTGGGGGGTTCTAAGGGGGTGCCTATGTGGGGGGTTCTAAGGGAGGTGCCTACGTGGAGGTTCTAAGGGGGTGCCTAcgtggggggttttaaggggggtgaCTACATGGGGGGTTCTAAGGGGGATGCCTACGTGGGGGGTTCTAAGGGAGGTGCCTACGTGGAGGTTCTAAGGGGGGTGCCTACTTGGGGGGTTCTAAGGGGGGGTGCCTACGTGGAGGTTCTAAGGGGGTGCCCACATGGGGGTTCTAAGGGGGGTGACTACATGGGGGGTTCTAAGGGGGTGCCTACGTGGGGGGTTTTAAGGGAGGGTACCTACGTGGGGGTTCTAAGGGGGTGCCTACGTGGGGGGTTCCAAGGGAGGGTACCTACGTGGGGTTCTAAGGGGGGGTGCCTACGTGGGGGGTTCTAAGGGGGGGTGCCTACGTGGGGGGTTCTAAGGGGGTGCCCACATGGGGGTTCTAAGGGGGGTTCCTATGTGGGGTGTTCTAACGGGGGTGACTACATGGGGGTTCTATGGGGGTGCCTACGTGGGGGTTCTAAGGGTGGTGACTACATAGGGGGTTCTAAGGGGGGTGCCTACATGGGGGTTCTAAGGGGGGTTGCCTACGTGGGGGTTCTAAGGGGTGGTGCCTACGTGGGGGGTTCTAAGGGGGGTGCCTACGTGGGGGGTTCTAAGGGGGGTGCTTACATGGGGGTTCTAAAGGGGGTGCCTATGTGGGGGTTCTAAGGGGGTGCCTACGTGGGAGGATAAGAGGGGGTGCCTACGTGGGGGTTCTAAGGGGAGTGCCTACGTGGGAGGTTCTAATGGGGTGCCTACGGGTGGGGTGGGTTCTAAGGGGGTGCCTAcatgggggttttaagggggtgcCTACGTGGGGGTTCTAAGGGGGTGCCTACGTGGGGGTTCTAAGGGGGTGCCTATGTGGGGGTTCTAAGGGGGTGCCTACGTGGGGGTTCTAAGGGGGGTGCCAAATGGGGGTTCTAAGGGGGGTGCCTACGTGGGGGTTCTAAGGGGGTGCCTACGCGGGGGTTCTAAGGGGGTGCCTATGTGGGGGTTCTAAGGGGGTGACTACGTGGAGGCTCTAAGGGGGTGCCTACGCGGGGGTTCTAAGGGGGTGACTACGTGGAGGCTCTAAGGGGGTGCCTATGCGGGGGTTCTAAGGGAGGGTACCTACGTGGGAGTTCTAAGGGGGGGGTGCCTACGTGGGGGTTCTAAGGGGGTGCCTACGCTGGGGTTCTAAGGGGGTGACTACGTGGAGGCTCTAAGGGGGTGCCTATGCGGGGGTTCTAAGGGGGTGACTACGTGGAGGCTCTAAGGGGGTGCCTACATGGGGGTTCTAAGGGGATGCCTACGTGGGGGTTCTAAAGGGGTGCCTACGTGGGGGTTCTAAGGGGGTGCCTACGTGGGGGTTCTAAGGGGGTGCCTAAGTGGGGGTTCTAAGGGGGTGCCTACGCGGGGGTTCTAAGGGGGGTGCCTACGTGGGGGGTTCTAAGGGGGGTGCCTACGTGGGGGGTTCTAAGGGGGGTGCCTACGTGGGGGGTTCTAAGGGGGGTGCCTACGTGGGGGGTTCTAAGGGGGGTGCCTACGTGGGGGGTTCTAAGGGGGGTGCCTACGTGGGGGGTTCTAAGGGGGTGCCTATGTGGGGGGTTCTAAGGGGGTGCCTACGTGGGGGGTTCTAAGGGGGTGCCTATGTGGGGGGTTCTAAGGGGGGGTGCCTGCATGGGGGTTCTAAGGGGGTGCCTACATGGGAGGTTCTAAGGGGGTGCCTAcgtgggggttttaagggggtgcCTACATGGGGGTTCTAAGGGGGTGCCTACGTGGGGGTTCTAAGGGGGATGCCTACGTGGGGGGTTCTAAGGGGGTGCCTACGTGGGGGGTTCTAAGGGGGGTGCCTACGTGGGGGGTTCTAAGGGGGTGCCTACGTGGGGGTTCTAAGGGGGTGCCTACGTGGGGGTTCtaagggggggggccaaaagggtCCAGCTTCTCCTGCTACCTGGATTTCTCGGAAAGATGCCGTTGCCAAGTAACCTTTTTTGTGGCCGGAGAGTACGATGCACATACGAGATTGCATTGTTCTTATTCAGTGTATTGCGTAAGTTATCGCGTAATTTGTAAGAATATGACAACCGATTATAGATTATAAGTGCTATTTTGTAATGTATTACACGAGAGAAGNNNNNNNNNNNNNNNNNNNNNNNNNNNNNNNNNNNNNNNNNNNNNNNNNNNNNNNNNNNNNNNNNNNNNNNNNNNNNNNNNNNNNNNNNNNNNNNNNNNNNNNNNNNNNNNNNNNNNNNNNNNNNNNNNNNNNNNNNNNNNNNNNNNNNNNNNNNNNNNNNNNNCCATCAAAACACCATTTAACCTAAACACC
This window contains:
- the LOC119593539 gene encoding gibberellin-regulated protein 14-like → MQSRMCIVLSGHKKGYLATASFREIQNPHVGTPLKPPRRHPLRTSHNPHVGTPLEPPRRHPPLEPPKTPHIGTPLEPPHRHPPLEPPTLSPPLEPPHVGTLLEPPCNPLEPPCRHPLRTSHVGTPLEPPCGHPPLELPLFSIKISFSVIYDKAQSCKTSGDRSKQTHEISITLKNCKTCFSNRNALPAKDVQVEYER